The genomic window TGCGGTCGCGCCGATGTTCGCGCTCGGTCTGGCCACCGTCGTACTCGCCGAGAAGCCCAACGGGCGCAAGGTGATTGCCGGTCTGATCGGCGTCTTCGGCGTTGCGCTCGTGGTGCTGCGCGCCAATGCGCAACTCGATACCATCGGCGTCGTCGCCGGACTGGCCGGGGCCGCGTCCATGGCGGCGGGCACCGTGCTCACCCAGCGGTGGGGACGTCCGGACGGGGTCGGCCCGCTCGCGCTGACCGGCTGGCAGCTCACCGCCGGTGGGCTGTTCATCCTGCCGCTGGCGCTGTTGATCGAGGGTGCGCCGCCCGCGCTGAACGGTCAGGCGGTCGGTGGTTACCTGTACATCGGCATCGTCGGAACCGCGGCGGCCTACTGGCTCTGGTTCCGTGGCATCTCCAAGGTGCCCGCCACCTCGGTCGCCTTCCTCGGCCTGCTGAGTCCGGTGTCCGCCGCCGTGATCGGGTGGATCGCGCTCGGGCAGGCGCTCAGCCCGTTGCAGATGCTCGGCTTGGTCATCGCACTGGTCGGCACCGTGCTCGGTCAGCTGGCAGGCAAGCCGAAGGCGGCGACCGTCACCGTGCCGAAGCCGGTCGTGCCCGTCTTGGTGGCGGCCCGCTGAGCTGTCGGTAAAGAGGGTTGACCTTGACGTAACGTCAACTTGCATGCTGGTCACGCCGACGAGATGAGAAGGGAGAAGAGATCGTGAGCACCGAATGGTCCATCCAGGATCTGGCCAAGGCGGCCGGTACCACCAGCCGCACGCTGCGCCACTACGGCCAGCTCGGGCTGTTGCCGCCCAGCCGGATCGGCACCAACGGGTACCGCTACTACGACCAGAACTCCCTGGTGCGGTTGCAACGCATCCTGTTGCTGCGAGAACTCGGCCTCGGCCTACCGGTCATCGCCGAAGTCCTTGCCGGGGAACAGGACCCCGCCGCCGCATTGCGCACGCACCTGGAACTGCTTCGGCAGGAACAGGATCGGATCCGGCGCCAGATCGAGTCGGTGCAAACCACGCTGCACAAGACGGAAAGAGGTGAACAACTCATGGCCGCAGAGGTTTTCGACGGCTTCGACCACACTCAGTACAAGGATGAGGTGATCGAACGCTGGGGCAAGGACGCCTACGACAGCGGTGACAAGTGGTGGCGCTCGCTGAGCGAGGAGCAGAAGCAGGCGCACTTCCAGACCCACCTGGACATCGCCGCCGACTACGGCAGGGCGCATGCCGCCGGGCTCGCGCCCGACAGCGCCGAGGTCCAGGCGATCGTCGCCCGGCACCGCGCCTGGATCGGCGACGGCTGGCAGGGCAAGGCCGTGCTCAAGGAGGCCTTCATCGGTCTCGGCGAGATGTACGTCGCGGACCCCCGGTTCGGGGGCAACTACGACGTGCACGGCAAGGGCACCGTGGAGTTCGTTCGCGACGCCATGAAGGTCTACGCCGAAGCCAACCTGTAGATCACACCGACAGACGGCCGGTACGCATACTTGACGCGTGCCGGCCGTCGCCGGTTCGGCCACCACCGATGGGGAGGATGTTCGACATGACCTACCGAAATCCGGCCGTGGCCGCACCGGCGGCCCCGAGCGGGCTCGTGCCGAAGACCGCGGGCGTGCTGGCATTGCTCGTCGGACTGTGCAACGTGTGGGGTGGACGAACTCTGCTGGAACCATTCGGGCAC from Nocardia iowensis includes these protein-coding regions:
- a CDS encoding EamA family transporter, which gives rise to MTISTTARTGNSYAGTLALTALTPIVWGSTYAVTTEFLPPDRPLFTALVRALPAGLALLAITRILPRGVWVGRAAALGLLNIGAFFPLLFLAAYRLPGGVAGVLGAVAPMFALGLATVVLAEKPNGRKVIAGLIGVFGVALVVLRANAQLDTIGVVAGLAGAASMAAGTVLTQRWGRPDGVGPLALTGWQLTAGGLFILPLALLIEGAPPALNGQAVGGYLYIGIVGTAAAYWLWFRGISKVPATSVAFLGLLSPVSAAVIGWIALGQALSPLQMLGLVIALVGTVLGQLAGKPKAATVTVPKPVVPVLVAAR
- a CDS encoding MerR family transcriptional regulator — translated: MSTEWSIQDLAKAAGTTSRTLRHYGQLGLLPPSRIGTNGYRYYDQNSLVRLQRILLLRELGLGLPVIAEVLAGEQDPAAALRTHLELLRQEQDRIRRQIESVQTTLHKTERGEQLMAAEVFDGFDHTQYKDEVIERWGKDAYDSGDKWWRSLSEEQKQAHFQTHLDIAADYGRAHAAGLAPDSAEVQAIVARHRAWIGDGWQGKAVLKEAFIGLGEMYVADPRFGGNYDVHGKGTVEFVRDAMKVYAEANL